Below is a genomic region from Methanococcus maripaludis.
AGGATATTTACCGCCACTATGGTCTGACTATACAAAAGAGATTTTGGATAACAATTTTTCTTCTTTAAATGATATAGTAGAAATGGCAGAAGACTACGAAGTAATGATTGGACTAGAAAACATGCCAAATTACCCCGGTGTTTTAGGTGTTACGATTGAATCTTTAAAAGACATTATAAAAGATATTAATTCAAAGTATCTTGGAATTACCTTTGATATTGGTCACGCAAATACTGCAACTGAAAATCCTGAAACTTTTGTAAAAGAACTTAACAAAATAGGTAAAGGAATTGTTCACTGCCATATTCACGATAATATGGGAACTGAAGACGAACACGCATTAATTGGTGCTGGAAACATTGACTTTTTAAAAATTTTGAATGAATTAAAAGATATTAACTACGATAATGTTTTATCTTTTGAATCTAAAAGTATACGAGATGCAGTAGGCGGTAGAGAAACGATAAAAAAATATCTATCGATGCTTGAAGAATAAAATAAATTAAAAGGTGTGATTATGAAGATTGCGATACTTGGTGGAACAGGAGATCAGGGATTTGGACTTGGACTTAGATTTTCAAAAAATCATGAAATATTAATCGGATCGAGAAAAGCAGAAAAAGCCGTTGAAGCTTCCGAGAATGCTTTGAAAATAATTTCAGATAAAGGATATTCTGCAAATATTAAAGGAATGACCAATATTGAAGCTTCAAAATTGGCTGATGTAGTTATTGTATCTTTACCTTTTGAATACACAATTTCCACATTAAAAGAATTAAAAGAAGTATTGAAAGGAAAAATAGTTGTATCAATCGGGGTTCCACTTGCAACTGCAATTGGGGACAAACCAACAAGAGTTATTACATGCCCCCAAGGTTCAGTTGCAGAATTAATTCAAGAAATACTTCCAGAATCAAAAGTTGTCAGCGGATTTCAAAATATCTGCTCAAAATGTTTAGAAGATTTGGACTGCGAAGTGAATTGCGATGTTTTGATTGCAGGAAATGACAATGATGCTAAAAAAGTGATTGTTGACCTTGCAAGCGAAATTCCCGGAGTTAGGGGAATTGATGCGGGAAAATTAGAAATTTCAAAATTTATAGAACAAATTACCCCGCTATTGATACAGTTAAATATAAAATACAAATTAAAAGGTGCAGGAATCCACATTACTGGATTAAACATTTAATATCGAATTACTACCCCTTTTTTTTAAAAAATAAAATTATTATACACAATATTGGTTAAAAAAGTAATAATTGTTTTTAAGTTAATCTTTATACATTAACTGCCTCATGATCTGGCCCATCTGTCCACCCATTTTTGGCATTTTTCCGCGCTTCAAATTTCCAAACGCATTTTTTGTAGTTGAATAGTATTTTAAAAGATCCTTTATTTCTTCCTGTTTTACCCCTGCACCTTTTGCAATTCTCTGGAGCCTTGAAGCTTTTATGAGTTCAGGATTCTCTTTTTCTTCCATTGTCATTGAGTCCATCATAATTTTGTATCTTTTCAGCTTGTCCTCAGTTAACTGTGCAGCTTCTTTTGGAAGGTTTCCGCCCATTCCAGGAATCATGCTTAAAATCTGTTTCATTGGGCCCATTTTTGATATCGTTTCAAGCTGTGCGTAAAGCTCGATTAATGTAAATTTACCTTTTAAGATAGAATCAATACTTTCTTCCGTTGATTCGTCCATTATATCTTCAGTTTTTTCTAAAAGGGAATCTAAGTCCCCCATTCCAAGAATTCTGGAGATAAATTTTTTAGGGTCGAACTGTTCTAAATTGTCGACTCCTTCACCAGTTCCGATAAATTTAATTGGGGCATTGATCTCTGCAACAGCACTCAATGCACCACCACCTTTTGCAGAACCATCTAATTTTGTAACAAGAATACTTCCAATTTCTGAAACTGATTCTTTGAATGCTTTTGCTTGATTTTTAGCCTGCTGACCCAAAGTTCCGTCAATCACCAAGATTATTTCAGTTGGATTGGTTAAATCTTTCATTTCCCTCATTTCAGCTAAAAGACCTTCTTCTTCCTTGTGCCTACCTGCTGTATCGATGATTATAACATCTACTTTTTTCAGTTTTTCCATTCCCTCTTTAGTAATCTCTACCGGAGTTTTTGTTCTTGTTTCGTCACCAAATAGTGGAACATTTATTTTTTCAGATAGCTGTTTTAACTGCTGGTATGCTGCAGGCCTGTAAACGTCCGCTGCAATTAATCCTGGCCTTAAACCTTTTTTCTGGATATATCTTGCAAGTTTTGCAGCACTCGTTGTTTTACCGCTTCCTTGAATACCAATAAGTAAAATTACAGATTTTTTTGAAGGGTCGAGTTCTAATTTTTGAGTAGTTTCTCCAAGTAAGTTAACAAGTTCATCGTAAACAATTTTTACAATGTGTTCTTTTTTTGAGAGTCCTTTTGGAGGTGCTTCTTCGATAGCTTTTCTCTCAATTTCTTTACTCATGTTAAATACTAATTTCACGTTAACATCGGACTGGATTAAAGCCTTTTGAATATCTTTAATTACTTCTTTTACGAGTTTTTTATCGACAAAAGTAGCGTTCTTAATTTTGTTTAGTGCTTCAGAGAGGTTCTGGCCTAATTTATCAAGCATATTTTCACCAAGTTATTAGCAGGTAATTATTCTCCCCATCGCTTAAATATTTTATTTTCTATTTTTAAATTGTCCAAAATTCTTCCAACAACAAAGTTCACGAGATCATCTATTGTTTTTGGATCGTTGTAAAATCCCGGAGCCGGTGGAATTATTGAAACTCCTAAATGAGATAGTTTCGTCATATTTTCAAGATGAATTGTACTAAATGGCATTTCCCTTGGAACGATTATTAAATCTCTTCGCTCTTTTAGTGCGATATCACAGACTCTTCCAATTAAATTATCGCTGTACCCTGTTGCTATTGATGACAACGACTTCATTGAACATGGAACCACGACTGCTGCTTTAAATTTATGTGAACCTGATGCTACGGGTGAAAAAAAGTTGTCGTTTTCGTAGTAGTTATCAGAAAGGTTTTTAAATTCCTCAATTTCCATTTTAAGTTCGTGTTTAATTATTTTTTTAGCGGAATTTGAGATTATTAGCAATGTTTTAATATTTTCTTCGTTTAAAACTTCTAAAAGCCGTTTTGAATAAATTACACCACTAGCTCCAGTAATACAAACTATTATCTCATCCATGTTATCCCTTCGATGATTATAATAAAAACTATTCTCCCGACTTTTTATATATAGAATGGTATAAAAATTGAAAAATCTAGATAATATAATATTAGAATAGATTATGAAAAAATCATTTTTAAAATAAACTTTATAAAAAACGCATTTTGTAATTTGAAAAATATGCGAGGGAAGGGATTCGAACCCTCGAACTCCTATGAGACTAGGCCCTCAACCTAGCGCCTTTAACCAGGCTTGGCAACCCTCGCACAGTGAACCTTTGAAAAGTGCTTATTCAATTAAGCATAGTGTAGTTTTGTATTTCAGTATTTAAAACTTTCTACAAAAACTATATATATTTGTTCGGCTTACTTTAAGATGCTTTGATGAAGCACATTGCCGAGGTGGCTTAGGCTGGTTATAGCGCTCGGCTCATACGGAAATTCCTAAGGGGTTCTTCCCCTTGGGTCCTGGGAAACCGAGAGGTCGGGGGTTCAAGTCCCCCCCTCGGCATTTTTCTTTTTGGGCAAATTAATTTGTATATCTAAATTTATAAGTATATTTGATTATAAAAAAATTAAAAAATTAAACAGGATTTCCAAAGAAGTTTATCTTTTCAATTAATTCATTGAAAGCATTTACTTCAAATTCAATTGCTTCTTCTTTTGTAAAAATTCCTGAAACTTCCCCATCCATCGTTAGTTTATCAATTCCTCTTAAAACTATTCTTTTCATTCCATCTTTTGTAAAAATATCTTCTGCATCTCTTTCATGAACGAGTGCATTTTCAGGATAAAGTACTGTATCAGTTACTTCTGAAAGATCAACTGTTTCAAGATCTTTTTTTGTGATTAAATCTGCAATGTCTTTATTTACTGAAATGACTTTTATTGGAGTCCCTTCGAAAATTTTACTTAAATATATATAAGAAACATTTCCGGTAATTATCGTTGCTTCTGCTTTGATTTTTGATCGCAATTCATTCAAAACTTCGTCTTCATAGTAAATTGCAAACGGCGTGTTTGTTATCGGATCATACACCGGAGTTCCTGAAATTCTTACACTATTTCCAAACAATTCATACATTTCTTTTACCAGTGTTCCAAACTCTTCTACAGTGTGAACAGGTATGTCTTCAACTAATGGTTCATTTTCAAAGATAAGCCCATTTTCAACCTTGTTCGCAAATCTCATAAGTATTACGGCATTCGCACCCCATGAAACGAGGTCTGAAATAGTATTTTTCAATACTTCACCGTCATTCACTCCAGGAACTACGATTATCGCACAGTGGGTTTCACAACTTTCACAGAAATACTTCAAACATTCGAGGGATTGTTCTGGATTTTTATCATTCATCCATTCTTTTCTAAGATTTGGATCCGTTGAGAAAACTGAGAAGGTAACTTCATCAACACCAGATTTTACAAGATATTTTGCTGAATCAATGCCCTTTAATCCCTTACCTGAAGTATATCCCAAATGTATCCTTAAACCCATTTCATTGATTATTTTGCATAGATCTTCGAGATATGGGTAGTAACTCGTATCTCCACCACTTGTAATATTTACTTTTTCGTATATATTGAAGATTAGTGCGTTTTGAACCTGTTCAATCGCAAAGGGTATTGGAATAAAGTTTCCATTGATTTCCCTTATCGAATTTGTGCAGTAGTCGCATCCTACTTGGAATGTGCACTGTCTACAACCTAAAGGTTCTGGGTTATTAAAATTAACTTTTCTAAAGTAGCAGAATTTACAAAAACCCCCGCAATTTTTTCCAGGCTCCCCCTTGAGGTCAATTAATAACTGTGATTTGGTATTCGAATTGTTATTTTCGTTATTTTCGAAACCAAAACCCACATCAAAATTATTAAATCCTAACTTTTGGTTCATATTACCATCTTATTTGAGTTTATAAAAATAGTAATTAATAGTAATTCATTAAAAACATCCGATGTATCTCAACAATAGACCGGTTAATTTTGATTTAACACGGTATTACGTACTAAAAATTGAAATATTTAACCTAATCTAAAACTTAATCGACAATAGACACTATATATATTTTTCTATTTGAGTTTAATGAAAACTTGAATATATATTCTTTCAATAATGTTATGATGTATATATCAAAAAAATAGGAGTGGTTCCTATGGTAAAGTATGAAGACAAGATAAGTTTGTACGATGCGAAAGGAAACCTAGTAGCTGAAAATGTACCATTGGAAGCTATTAGCCCATTATACAACCCTACCATCAAAAGCATGGTAAAGAACATAAAAAGAACAGTTGCTGTTAACCTCGCTGGTATCGAAAGCAGTTTAGCTATCGGTAAAATCGGAGGAAAAGGATGCCAAGTTCCAGGAAGAACTATGGACTTATCCGTTGTAAGCAACGCTCAG
It encodes:
- a CDS encoding UbiX family flavin prenyltransferase — translated: MDEIIVCITGASGVIYSKRLLEVLNEENIKTLLIISNSAKKIIKHELKMEIEEFKNLSDNYYENDNFFSPVASGSHKFKAAVVVPCSMKSLSSIATGYSDNLIGRVCDIALKERRDLIIVPREMPFSTIHLENMTKLSHLGVSIIPPAPGFYNDPKTIDDLVNFVVGRILDNLKIENKIFKRWGE
- a CDS encoding sugar phosphate isomerase/epimerase; the protein is MKYGISSLVFLPETLQSSMEKVATNSFDCWEIVSEGSHQLNPKNIKYLRNLREEYDVDLVIHAPFSDLNPASMNRDVRNLTTNSIIEAIEGAFELDANVVTVHPGYLPPLWSDYTKEILDNNFSSLNDIVEMAEDYEVMIGLENMPNYPGVLGVTIESLKDIIKDINSKYLGITFDIGHANTATENPETFVKELNKIGKGIVHCHIHDNMGTEDEHALIGAGNIDFLKILNELKDINYDNVLSFESKSIRDAVGGRETIKKYLSMLEE
- the mmp10 gene encoding methyl coenzyme M reductase-arginine methyltransferase Mmp10 (Mmp10 (methanogenesis marker protein 10) is a cobalamin-requiring radical SAM methyltransferase that creates the methylarginine modification to methyl coenzyme M reductase.) — encoded protein: MNQKLGFNNFDVGFGFENNENNNSNTKSQLLIDLKGEPGKNCGGFCKFCYFRKVNFNNPEPLGCRQCTFQVGCDYCTNSIREINGNFIPIPFAIEQVQNALIFNIYEKVNITSGGDTSYYPYLEDLCKIINEMGLRIHLGYTSGKGLKGIDSAKYLVKSGVDEVTFSVFSTDPNLRKEWMNDKNPEQSLECLKYFCESCETHCAIIVVPGVNDGEVLKNTISDLVSWGANAVILMRFANKVENGLIFENEPLVEDIPVHTVEEFGTLVKEMYELFGNSVRISGTPVYDPITNTPFAIYYEDEVLNELRSKIKAEATIITGNVSYIYLSKIFEGTPIKVISVNKDIADLITKKDLETVDLSEVTDTVLYPENALVHERDAEDIFTKDGMKRIVLRGIDKLTMDGEVSGIFTKEEAIEFEVNAFNELIEKINFFGNPV
- a CDS encoding signal recognition particle protein Srp54, whose product is MLDKLGQNLSEALNKIKNATFVDKKLVKEVIKDIQKALIQSDVNVKLVFNMSKEIERKAIEEAPPKGLSKKEHIVKIVYDELVNLLGETTQKLELDPSKKSVILLIGIQGSGKTTSAAKLARYIQKKGLRPGLIAADVYRPAAYQQLKQLSEKINVPLFGDETRTKTPVEITKEGMEKLKKVDVIIIDTAGRHKEEEGLLAEMREMKDLTNPTEIILVIDGTLGQQAKNQAKAFKESVSEIGSILVTKLDGSAKGGGALSAVAEINAPIKFIGTGEGVDNLEQFDPKKFISRILGMGDLDSLLEKTEDIMDESTEESIDSILKGKFTLIELYAQLETISKMGPMKQILSMIPGMGGNLPKEAAQLTEDKLKRYKIMMDSMTMEEKENPELIKASRLQRIAKGAGVKQEEIKDLLKYYSTTKNAFGNLKRGKMPKMGGQMGQIMRQLMYKD
- the npdG gene encoding NADPH-dependent F420 reductase — encoded protein: MKIAILGGTGDQGFGLGLRFSKNHEILIGSRKAEKAVEASENALKIISDKGYSANIKGMTNIEASKLADVVIVSLPFEYTISTLKELKEVLKGKIVVSIGVPLATAIGDKPTRVITCPQGSVAELIQEILPESKVVSGFQNICSKCLEDLDCEVNCDVLIAGNDNDAKKVIVDLASEIPGVRGIDAGKLEISKFIEQITPLLIQLNIKYKLKGAGIHITGLNI